The following proteins come from a genomic window of Alnus glutinosa chromosome 10, dhAlnGlut1.1, whole genome shotgun sequence:
- the LOC133879157 gene encoding UPF0481 protein At3g47200-like, giving the protein MATDSIINEPECEDFVIDIPLVDLPLVNWPECCIYRVSKQLRNVNEKAYTPKLVSIGPFHHNGDGLKDMEMHKIGYFKNFLYRTGKSHENLLKIIIDNEAKIRRCYSEDFFELKSKDFVQMILLDAIFIIELFCNWMVDRYKLNRNDYILRKPWLEIGIQHDLILLENQLPFFVLEKLYMFAFNDSSGCNHREEGKQIGEHKRELKRQDAPFVKLSRDYFSDYDEYGIGHQQVTKKPIGEEVKHFTDLLRYLLCSSVPDFSIDQTPLHTQYSAKKLDDAGLKFKGAKKKTLLEIQFHQNRCRYFDCSCFLSCLPFFKCCTLEVPPFEIHDYTEAVFRNLMALEQWHYPYHAYICNYVRLLDCLINTEEDVDLFVKKKVIVNMLGSNDAVAKLINTLCDQITEANSCYHDIAQKLNDHYDYSFNHMLATLTRVYFPDIWRGTATVVGLIVLGFTLWNFSKT; this is encoded by the coding sequence ATGGCCACTGATTCCATTATAAATGAACCTGAGTGTGAGGACTTTGTCATTGACATTCCATTAGTCGACCTTCCCCTTGTGAACTGGCCGGAATGTTGTATCTACAGGGTTTCGAAGCAACTACGCAACGTAAATGAAAAAGCCTACACTCCTAAGCTAGTCTCAATAGGCCCTTTTCATCACAATGGGGATGGATTGAAGGACATGGAAATGCATAAAATtggatattttaagaatttcctGTATCGAACCGGGAAAAGCCATGAGAATCTTTTAAAGATCATTATAGATAACGAAGCAAAAATCCGTCGTTGCTATTCAGAAGACTTCTTTGAACTCAAGAGTAAAGACTTTGTGCAAATGATTTTATTGGACGCCATCTTTATAATCGAGCTCTTTTGTAATTGGATGGTCGATCGATATAAACTTAATCGAAATGATTACATATTACGTAAACCATGGCTGGAAATCGGTATACAACATGACTTGATATTACTTGAGAATCAActtcctttttttgttcttgagaAATTATATATGTTCGCCTTCAATGACTCTTCTGGTTGCAACCATCGTGAAGAAGGCAAGCAAATTGGCGAACACAAAAGGGAACTGAAAAGACAGGATGCTCCCTTTGTCAAGCTTTCACGCGATTATTTTTCTGACTATGATGAATATGGAATCGGTCATCAGCAAGTAACTAAAAAACCCATCGGTGAGGAAGTAAAACACTTCACAGATTTgctaagatatttgttatgttcATCAGTACCGGACTTTTCCATTGATCAAACACCTTTGCATACTCAATATTCTGCCAAAAAGCTTGATGACGCAGGATTGAAATTCAAAggagctaaaaaaaaaacattacttGAGATACAATTCCATCAGAATAGGTGTCGGTACTTCGATTGCTCATGCTTCCTTTCCTGCTTACCATTCTTTAAATGCTGTACCTTGGAAGTCCCACCCTTTGAGATTCACGACTATACTGAAGCTGTTTTCCGAAATCTCATGGCCCTGGAACAATGGCATTATCCATATCATGCATACATATGCAATTATGTTAGGCTATTGGACTGTCTTATCAACACCGAAGAAGATGTAGATTTGTTTGTTAAAAAGAAGGTCATTGTTAACATGCTTGGTAGCAATGATGCAGTGGCGAAGCTAATTAACACACTCTGTGATCAGATTACGGAAGCTAATTCATGTTACCATGATATCGCTCAAAAGCTTAATGACCACTATGATTACTCTTTCAACCATATGTTGGCAACCCTAACAAGAGTGTATTTCCCCGATATTTGGAGAGGAACTGCAACTGTGGTTGGACTAATTGTCCTAGGTTTCACTCTCTGGAATTTCTCTAAGACTTAA
- the LOC133879160 gene encoding UPF0481 protein At3g47200-like has product MAYSPAGEEFIINIPLSDIPSELPTAEWPECCIYRAPKTLRKVNEEAYTPKLISIGPFHHHRKELWDMQMHKLRYFKDFLKRTGKSMEDLLEIIKVDKEKINHCYSEDCILGRDDYFVKMILLDAIFIIELFLKVKKTREDEENGQRKIEEEDYILRKIWLGNGKLVEEHKENLKTRDAPIVKLFRNYFTYYDQMRKSIGEEVIVKPTGKEKTERPIGEEVKHFTDLLRYLFCPQKMEERWERKKEKWSIEGGCMCSSKNKKRRESGTQFCATKLDDAGLKFNVINDRRLLDITIPGCSGRYPCFGLSCLVACFPCLICLICFPSLTCLLRCFRCFKCPMRIFKFPQLVIDCNTEAIFRNLMALEQCHYPSKTYICSYVLLLDRLIDTEEDVDLLVNKKVIAHRLGSNAEVATLINKLGCRIVAPTPSYFENIAQKLNDHYEFPLNHFLATLKREYFTNVFRGTATIVGLIVLGFTFWSFIRSFVDE; this is encoded by the exons TGAAGAAGCCTACACCCCTAAGCTAATATCAATAGGCCCCTTTCATCACCACCGAAAAGAATTGTGGGACATGCAAATGCACAAACTGAGATATTTTAAGGATTTCTTGAAACGAACCGGGAAGAGCATGGAGGATCTTCTGGAGATCATTAAAGTCgacaaagaaaaaatcaatcattgctATTCAGAAGACTGTATACTCGGAAGGgatgattattttgtgaaaatgattctATTGGATGCCATCTTTATAATTGAGCTCTTCTTAAAGGTTAAAAAAAcaagagaagatgaagaaaatggtCAGAGGAAAatcgaagaagaagattataTCCTACGTAAAATATGGCTGGGAAATG GCAAGCTAGTTGAGGAACACAAAGAGAACCTGAAGACACGTGATGCTCCAATTGTTAAGCTTTTCCGCAATTACTTTACTTACTATGATCAAATGCGAAAGTCCATCGGTGAGGAAGTAATTGTAAAACCGACGGGTAAGGAAAAAACCGAACGACCCATCGGTGAGGAAGTAAAGCATTTCACAGATTTGCTCAGATATTTGTTCTGTCCGCAAAAGATGGAAGAACGCTGGGAGCGTAAAAAGGAAAAGTGGAGCATTGAAGGAGGATGTATGTgttcatccaaaaataaaaaaagaagggagTCTGGTACTCAATTTTGTGCCACAAAGCTTGACGATGCAGGATTGAAATTCAATGTTATAAATGATAGACGCTTACTTGACATAACAATCCCTGGGTGCTCGGGACGCTATCCGTGCTTCGGTTTGTCATGCCTTGTTGCTTGCTTTCCATGCTTGATCTGCTTGATATGCTTTCCGAGCTTGACATGCTTACTTAGGTGCTTCAGATGCTTCAAATGCCCTATGCGTATCTTCAAATTCCCACAACTTGTGATAGACTGCAATACTGAAGCTATTTTCCGAAATCTAATGGCTCTAGAGCAGTGTCATTATCCATCTAAAACTTACATCTGCAGTTATGTTTTGCTATTGGACCGTCTTATTGACACTGAAGAAGATGTGGATTTGCTTGTTAATAAGAAGGTCATTGCTCACCGCCTAGGTAGCAACGCTGAAGTGGCGACTCTAATTAACAAACTTGGATGTCGGATTGTGGCACCTACACCCTCTTATTTTGAGAATATCGCTCAAAAGCTTAATGACCACTATGAGTTCCCTTTGAACCATTTTTTGGCAACCCTGAAAAGAGAGTATTTCACCAATGTTTTTAGAGGCACAGCAACTATTGTTGGACTTATTGTCTTGGGTTTCACTTTCTGGAGTTTCATTAGGTCTTTTGTCGACGAGTAG